The Streptomyces luteogriseus genome includes a window with the following:
- a CDS encoding ABC transporter ATP-binding protein, whose amino-acid sequence MTGHRSHRPRLRISGVCKGYGGRQVLRDVDLDVSAGTLVGVVGENGAGKSTLLQIAVGQLAPDRGTVTRTGVVGYCPQRAVLNDAFTVEQHLRLFQMAYRLPTLERAGELMELLALTGCRRQQAGELSGGTRQKLNLLIALMHDPQLLVLDEPYQGFDWDTHQRFWTLAADLRDQGRSIIVVSHLLHDLHHFDAIAHLRQGRLHFEETDR is encoded by the coding sequence ATGACGGGCCACCGGTCACACCGGCCACGGCTGCGGATCAGCGGAGTCTGCAAGGGGTACGGCGGCAGGCAGGTCCTACGCGACGTGGATCTTGATGTGTCTGCCGGGACGCTGGTCGGAGTCGTCGGCGAGAACGGCGCGGGCAAGAGCACGCTGCTGCAGATCGCCGTGGGACAACTGGCACCTGACCGCGGAACGGTGACACGGACCGGGGTGGTGGGCTACTGCCCGCAACGGGCGGTACTGAACGACGCTTTCACGGTCGAACAGCATCTGCGGTTGTTCCAGATGGCCTACCGGCTGCCAACACTGGAGCGCGCCGGCGAGCTGATGGAACTGCTGGCGCTGACCGGCTGCCGGCGACAGCAGGCCGGCGAACTCAGCGGCGGAACGCGACAGAAGCTGAACCTGCTGATCGCTCTCATGCACGATCCGCAGTTGCTGGTCCTGGACGAGCCCTACCAGGGCTTCGACTGGGACACCCATCAGCGATTCTGGACTCTGGCCGCCGACCTGCGTGATCAGGGCCGGTCGATCATCGTGGTCTCTCACCTGCTGCACGACCTGCACCACTTCGACGCGATCGCTCACCTGCGCCAGGGGCGTCTGCACTTCGAGGAGACCGACCGTTGA